From the genome of Vicia villosa cultivar HV-30 ecotype Madison, WI linkage group LG2, Vvil1.0, whole genome shotgun sequence, one region includes:
- the LOC131653263 gene encoding uncharacterized protein LOC131653263, which yields MQELRGKLREMFLCEEWTSSKCVKDPKGKRAATSILNVSFWNDVLYTLKCMAPLVDVLRMVDNERKPAMGYIYAAMGVAKESIEKAFNLNSSKYKAVFEIIDKRWECQLHNPLHAAGHYLNPEYYFSKPEIESDARLMKGLRRCIERLSEKEDVEDLISVELAQYRSASGLFGIKAAMRQRSTLAPTEWWKSYGAETPHLQLLAIKVLSLSCSASGCERNWSIFEHIHSKKRNKLEHQKLQDLVFIKYNQALVERFEIRDKIDPMEFSEINFHTEWLVGEMEKVGDVGEELVDPNHDLTWTQVADASGANEPLIYTRRSMARPQTSRPPRATIAPRATIAQQVVV from the exons ATGCAAGAACTAAGAGGAAAGCTTAGAGAGATGTTCCTTTGTGAAGAATGGACAAGTTCCAAGTGTGTCAAAGATCCTAAAGGAAAAAGGGCAGCTACTTCTATTCTTAATGTATCATTTTGGAATGATGTTCTCTACACTCTTAAGTGCATGGCGCCTCTTGTAGATGTGTTAAGAATGGTTGACAATGAAAGGAAACCCGCAATGGGATACATATATGCCGCAATGGGGGTAGCGAAGGAATCGATTGAAAAAGCTTTCAATTTAAATTCAAGCAAGTACAAAGCCGTTTTTGAAATCATTGATAAAAGATGGGAGTGTCAACTTCATAATCCGCTACATGCTGCAGGTCACTATCTCAATCCTGAATATTATTTTTCTAAACCAGAAATTGAGTCCGATGCTAGATTGATGAAAGGCCTCCGTAGGTGCATTGAGAGACTTAGTGAAAAGGAAGATGTGGAGGATTTGATTTCAGTAGAATTGGCACAATACCGGAGTGCTTCAGGTCTCTTTGGTATAAAAGCGGCAATGAGACAAAGGTCGACATTAGCTCCAA CTGAGTGGTGGAAGTCTTATGGAGCCGAAACTCCGCATTTGCAATTGTTGGCTATTAAAGTGTTGAGTTTGAGTTGCAGTGCTTCCGGATGTGAGCGTAACTGGAGCATCTTTGAGCAT ATTCATTccaagaagagaaataaattggaacatcaaaaattgcaAGACTTGGTGTTTATCAAGTATAATCAAGCTTTGGTAGAGAGGTTTGAAATTCGAGATAAAATTGATCCTATGGAATTTAGCGAAATTAATTTCCACACCGAATGGTTGGTGGGAGAGATGGAAAAGGTAGGAGATGTTGGTGAAGAATTGGTTGATCCAAATCATGATTTAACTTGGACTCAAGTTGCCGATGCTAGTGGGGCTAATGAGCCTTTAATCTACACTAGGAGGTCAATGGCACGCCCACAAACATCAAGGCCACCAAGAGCAACAATTGCACCAAGAGCAACAATTGCACAACAAGTGGTGGTATAA